In a genomic window of Pseudoliparis swirei isolate HS2019 ecotype Mariana Trench chromosome 20, NWPU_hadal_v1, whole genome shotgun sequence:
- the ndufc2 gene encoding NADH dehydrogenase [ubiquinone] 1 subunit C2, whose translation MGFIPDLGKSLPPPSIANRNSVWLAGVGWCSAMLHNALNHRPPVKAGVHRQILFTTIGWFIGYHLTKNENYTFAKLDRDMNEYIKLHPKEFAAKEKKTFAEIVEPFHPVR comes from the exons ATGGGGTTCATTCCAGACCTGGGGaagtctctccctcctccttcaatCGCCAACAGGAACTCGGTGTGGCTCGCAGGTGTAGGCTGGTGCTCCGCGATGCTTCATAACGCCCTTAACCACAGGCCACCGGTAAAAGCAG GTGTTCACCGACAAATTCTTTTTACAACCATTGGTTGGTTCATCGGCTACCACCTTACAAAAAATGAAAACTACACTTTTGCCAAACTTGATCGAGATATGAACGAGTATATCAAACTCCACCCAAAGGAATTTGCAGCAAAGG AAAAAAAGACCTTTGCAGAGATCGTCGAGCCTTTCCATCCAGTGCGCTAA